GGCACTCCTTGTACTTCTCTGCTAGCCTAGGAGTGGGACCTGGGTTACCGCCACATATCACAGCTACAAAGCCTGCTGGAGTCATGGGCCCCAGCTCTCCTGACCCGACAAAAGTCATTGTAGGAACCAGGAGAGCTCACATATGGTGACAAAGAGCTCTCAATGCCAAGGACAGAAAGGGACCGATTAGAGCTGCAAAATGAACAGGGGAAGCAGAAGCTCAGCCTtgtgctgtgctctgagaaAGGACAGCACCTGGACCTTCCCTCAGACGACCCGCTCCCAtgccagcctctgctgccagcagtcCCACTGACGGAGCCCCACTGACCCCCCGAAGAGGCTTTTCCACTTCACGTCACCAGAGTCACTTCATGCCACATCAACTCCTCAGTTAAACCCATGAGAGTCAGGGTTTAACACACAAGTGCACCTCTGTAATGGGGTAGAAAACCGAGGAAAAACTGAGTTCACCATGATGCTCTGAGATCTGGACACACTCATGTTTAGGGAGGACACGTTCAATCTCAGTACTGCTGTTGACTGCAACCTCTCACCCAggagaaagcaagcagcaggggaggccaggTGTGGAGGCATGCTGCCCACGACAAGCCTCCACCTTGGCGGGGGACCACAACAAATCTGGTAGCTGACAGTGTGACAGCTACAGATGGATGCTAACAACCCCAAGAGCATCTGAAAAGACCCAGAGTACTGCTGGTACTCGCTCGAGGCAGGTGAAGAGGCCATTTCCCACCACAACGGTGGCAGGAGGGGACCGGCAGTGCTCCCTAGATACCATGGGGCCAAGACTGGGAATTGCTTCTCAGCAATTCAATGTGCAACCGTGGGACAGGCTCAGTTCAGCTTGTCTTTGCCCTCTACACAGTTTGCACGGAAAAATCATTCTGAAGGAGAATCCTCAAGAGGTCTCCAGACTGAATGCTCCTCTGTGTGTGCCGCAGGCACGGCCATCTGGGGGAtctcagctgcagagcaaacGGCCGCCTTCCACTGGGTGAAAGAAGCCAGGGTGAAGGGTCTGGGAAAGGCAAAGCATGAGGTGTTAGAGCCACACAGCACCCGCCTACAGCACCTCTTGCCCTGCCAAGCCACCCTGCTTGTGCAGCACCTACCAACAAGGCTCAGTCTGATCCTTCTGGAAGGCTGgtctcagctgctgcctggctgaAAAAGCTGCTGGCTGTTACCAAAACCCAGGAACGTTGTGACATGTTTGCTTTCCACATGGGGCAACAGTCAATGGAGCAGCTGAGGGGCTTCGGGGGCTAGAGCCTGCACTGAGCACAGGCGGGCAggaatagcagcagcagcaccaggctgTGCCACCAAACCAAGCTGGCttaattttccttgcttttccctaCGTGGCACATCTTGTAGAACTGGGCTCTGGACGGGGGCACATAACCACCCATCCTTCGATATCACCCCTACTGCGGGTGGTGTCCCCGTTCCCTGCTGCAAGAGCCTCCAAGGAGACACTGGGGAAATGTCAAGCTAccaaattccttttcttcccttgctacCCGAGGGCGAGTGCCAGTGTTCACTGCCTCAGTGAGATAAGATGCAGCTCACCAGGAGAGCTGAGACAcctttgctgctgttgtccAGAGCACAAGGTGCAGTCCCAGCCAGGCAGCCCCTCTTGCACAGTGGCTGCAGCCGGCTCAGGGCTCCTCTCATGCTGGTTTGGCAgttgctctgctccccagggcaccccGGGCTCTTCTTCATCAGGCAGGTGAAGGAGAACTCCCTGGTCTATGAAACAAAGCTCCCACCAGGCCCAGCTCCACACACAGAGCAATCCTCCATCCAAGGGCTCAGTCACACAATAAATCCATCACTTGTTCCATAGTGACTGTTTCAAGAGGATGTTAAAACCTTTATCGCCCACGTTTGCTTCATCCAGGAGGCGCAGAGCTCGCTCTCAGGGTCTGTCAAGAGCACAGCAGGCTGAGACTGAACTGAGATGCCGCCAACCCACCTCTTGCGCTGCTCCAGTTCCCAGTCCAGGCGGGCCAGGGTCTGCTGGTGGGGCTCCGACAGGGTGATGGCGGGCCGGCTGATTTCAGCGGGGGCCTCTTTGTAAAACTCCTCCAGGCTCACCAGTTCGATCTCCTCATGTTTTGACCTGCAAGAACAGTCCGGATCACATCGGGGAAAGATGGgaagtgctgcagcagggccaAACTCAAACTGTGAGTTTCTGCTATGTGAAACACCAGGGCTTTGGCAAGCTGAaccacagcagagctcagcagggcagaggaaggTCCCTACAGGGTCCCTCCTTTCATGGAGATGCCTCCCCAGCACTAAAGCACTCCTTGAGGCATCAGGCTAAATGCAGCCCACCTGGCTGCAGCTCAGAGCGCTGCCTGCACAACAGGCATGAGGGAACACTTggctttccaaagaaaactcCTAGTACGTGGAGGCCACAGGGTTCTTGAGGACACCCCCATGGCCACATCTTTGGCATTTACCTGTTTTCTCCTCCACTGTCCCTCTACCGCAATAGgtgcctccttcccccctccctacGTGAGCCTCATCCCAGCACAGGAACACAGGGATGCTCCATCTCTCCTGCATGGTGGCGTCCACAGCAGCCGCTCTCCTCCCCCAGCGGACTCAGGCAACGTGACAGGAGATTCCAAATGTCCGAGGCCTCTGCCCCATCTCAGACACACCATcgccccctctcctccccagccacacTCACTTGAACTCCAGGCATTTGGTGATCTCTTTCTGCAGGTGCATCACCTCATAGAGCAAGTTCTGGAGCTGCAGGTGATATGCATCGACCTTCTGCTTTGCCTGAAACACAGACACAGCCATAGCAGGGGATGAAGGACCGTTACCTTCCTCCCAGCAAACACCACCCCTCCTCACCACACGTGCTCAGGTTTTAGGGCATGCCAcaattttttggggggaaaaaaagccattttcaagGGTTGGGAAACTGAATGATCAGGACATTGAACTGATTCTGCTCCCTTCTAGCGTGTTTCATAGACAAGACATGAACAGGGCAGACCTGCTGGGGCACATGGGCCGAGTCCCTTCCTGTCCCCATGCCTCTTTCCTCGCTGGTACAATGAAAACAAGAGTGGCTCACTAACTGTGAAAATCTCTCTGAAAACCCTGGGTAAGGAGCTTTGTGGCTAACTGCACGCATGTTTCTCAGCCCTGCCGCACACCAGATGCTTAAAATAGAGCTTTCTGACTCCCTGTTACATTTGGGATGGAAGCAGGTACCGTTTCCTCGTCATTCATTGTAATTACAGCTTCCACCACGCTGCAGTACAGCCTCCTGATAAACCTCTAATTCAAAAACCACAGCCTGGCTGGTGCTTTATTCCTCTGACACACCCAAACACCGAACAGAGATGGCAGCAGCCCTTTTGGTGATCCTGCTAAACCCTGAgttgtgcccactgcccctaGCCCCTTCAGTACCTCATGGGTTTGATCTCTCCCTTTCTTCAGTCGAATATGAGCCAGCCGGTTGAGCTTCTTCAGTGTCATGAAGTGGACGCAGCTCTGAATCCGCCGTTCATCAATCTCCGAAGCCTGAGTGGCAGGAGAGAGGTGTGTGAAGCAGGAGACATGGTTCTCGATGCAAAGCCCCTTTGCTGCAGGCACTTACTGCAAGTCCCATTACAAAGGGGGCCCCGTGCTTCACTGAGGAGCCTCAATTAATGTCACCAGGGCTTCCAAGGGAGCCTCCTGCTGCCAGGCTCATGGGTCACCCAGTAGAAGTAAACATGGAGTGGGGTCCCAGGCTCGCTCCAGCGATTTTTCTCGGCAGCAGGAAGGGAGGCAGAAGGCAGTGCAGATGGTCACAGTGCAAGCCTTCCCCAGTCATGGCCAAGGCTGACAGGCCTCTGTGGTATGGTGagagcccagctgcccccaccacAGTCTGCAGGGGCTCAGTCCCTCCCCCGGGAGCCCCACATCCATCAGCAGGACCCTGGAGGAACACAGAGGTGCTTTGGAAGCACTCAGCATAACATCTGCTCCATCAGGACTGAAACCTCAGCTAAGTTGTGTTTTACTTATTTAAGGGAGGCTGTTCCATTTTCCTGACTCTCCCCAGAAAACATTACAGCTTCTGCTCCCATTCCACTCGGATTAAGGAAAACCATCAAAGAACAGAATATGTTAAATCAAGCACCAAGGCTTCTCCTTACGTTGTCCTTGATGCCTCTGCTTTTCAGCTCCTGGATTTCTGCCATCAGTCTCTGTAGCTCCTGGCAAGTCTCCCTGTAGAGTTCATAGTCTTTGATGGGGTCACGGAGATCCACCTCGCACTCCTCGCTGTAGTACCTAACGtcctgcaaaggcagaaaatgcCTTCTGCGGCTCCTTCCTTCCACCTCCTCCAGATAAGGCACCGGAAACAACCTGCTCGGTCTTGATCCCTGGCTCTGTCCATTAATCCCATGCCTGAGACTTTACACACGGGACGAGAGCTCTGTTGGCAGCCCTGGACACAAACGTCACCAGGCATTAAAACACCTGGGGAGTTCAGGTCACCTCTTATGTAGTTATTGCAAGTCTAAACCAGCATGTGCCCTGCACCAGGTGCATCCCAGTTACTAGAGAGGATAAACCAGGGAAGGCAGCTACAGCTTCTGCCCCAGCCTCTGTTTTGGCTGGGCCCAGGTGGCCTGGCTGCTTGCCGGAGTGTTTTATGGCAACCTGCAAACGCCAGCAGGACCTTTCAGCCTTGTGTTCACCCTCCCTATGCCTCAAAGAGACAGCTTCAACTCCCTAAACACTGTGTTTCACAAGGAGAGAAGAGTGGGCCCAGAAATTCAGAGCAGGGGTTTCAAAGGCACTAGGAGGTGGCTCAGCGCTGGGGGAACATTCCCACAGCTTCCtgaaggggagaaggaggcCAGTGAGGAGTGGGCTCGGGAACAGCCCTGCGGGTGGACACGAGCACCAGCAGGCAGCCAGGGGCCCCACCTGCTCAGCATCGGCCTTGCCCCGCTTGCCCTCCTGCAGGCCACCCTCTGTGCGGATCACTTTGGGCTTCCTCTTCTTGCTGGAGTCCGATGACATGGTGCTGCTGGTCAAGGACTGGGGGGCGAGAGGCAAAGCTGCCTTTCCTGGGGGAGCCAATGGGCTAcccctggctctgcagcctcccacccggTGAACCCCCgtgccccctccctgcctcagccTACACCTCCCGGCCTCTCCCCCACCGCCCTGGCCCACCAGACCAGGTCCAGGGGCCTCTGATCTACCAGAGCCTCACCGAACGCCCCCACACCAGGCCCAGGGGACCCCCGCTCACCCCCAGACCCGCCAACACAGAGGCCCGGGGTCCCTGCTCCACTGGAATCTCCCCCGAGCACTCCACACCGGGGCCAAGGGCCCCCACTCTACTGGAGCTCCCCTAGACGCCCCCCCAAGGGCAGGGGTCCCCGCTCACCCCCAGACCTCCCCATTCCGGGCCCAGTTAACCCCTCTCCACCGGAGCTCCCCTAGATGCCCCCCCAAGGCCAGGGGTCCCCGCTCACCCCCAGACCTCCCCACTCCGGGCTCAGGTGTCCCCTCTCCACTGGAGCTCCCCCCAGACACCACCCCCCCGCAGCGGGCCCAGGGCCCCCGCGCCACTGGAGCCCGCCCAGGCCGGGTCCCGGCCCCCCGCTCACCGCGCCGCTCGCCTCAGCCCCACCCGGAAATGACGCCAGCGGAACAAGCGACCGCGGCGCAGAGCGGCAGTCGCTAGAACCGCGCCCCCTAGCGGACAACCCTCCCCCCCCGGAGGTCCCGGAGCCCGCAGGGGCATCCATGGGCTTGGGGGGCGGGGCCCGAGATGGGGACCCCACGGCACGGGGGGCACAGAGGGGCGTTGGGGGGACCTCAGTGTATCGGGGCACCCACAGGCAGGGGTCTTCTCGTGCAGAGTAGCCCCCCTGGCTTGACGCAGGGGGCACCCATGGCGGGGGGCAGGGTGGCTCCCCAGGGTGGTGGGGGGTGTCTATGCCCCATGCTGATGGGCTGAGCACCCTCAGTCCCCCGCCATCCCCCCAGAGGAGGCCAGGCCTTggcttattaaatatttaattgtcGACATGCTGCAGTGGGGCAGGGTCCCAGCGAGAAAGGCACCCACGGGGCCCGTGAGGAGTAATTAAGAcgccccccacatccccacatCCCACAGGCAGTGCTGTCCAGGGGagctcccacccctccccccactcccaccctTCCCAGGGCACCCCAAaaaggggctgggggcggggagaaggagagccaggagctgcaggggagCAGAGACCCCCCACAGCTCTCCCCCAGCAGAGAGCCAGGCGGGAAACAAGCCACTCGGGGTGCAGCACAGACccccctgctcactgcaggggggagATCTTCAGGGGAATCATTATCCGTGACTCCATGTTGCGGATCAGCGGGACTGGAAAAGGAAGCAAGAGAGAGGTGAGGGTGGAGGGTCCCCAGCAAGGGTTGGGGGTCCCCAATGAGTGCGGGGGGGTCCTGCTCACCTGTGTAGTACACATTCTCGTCCCAGCCCCTCTTCCTCCAGGCCGCATTCCTCGTCTCCTCTCGGGACTGCAGGTCCTTGtaggctgcagggaggggacagggctggCACCTGGGGCCGCCTCATACCTCGCTCCCACGCTGGGGGCACCCAGAGGGGCGACACAGAGCCCACATACCCCAGAGGTGATGCACGACATACAGCTCCCCGATCTGGGAGAAGAACCCGCCGACTGCCTCCTGGTTCTCCTGCCGGTACTTAATGGCCcgagccctggcacagggcaggagaAACACAGGGTGGGGGTTGTCTGAGGGCCCCCCCTGCTCCAGGGGGACCTTTTCCCACCTTGGCTccctctgtgctgggaaagcAGTCGCCTACCAGTTGTTGCCCCATTCAATCATGGTCCCAGGCtggaaacagagaaggaaaaagaaaactccagAGTGAGCAGCCAGATCCTGCCCACTCCCCCCCATTTGGGGTCTCCTCACCAAGAAGGGAGGAATctgggggggctgccccccaAAACACCAAGCCCCAAGGCACAGTCCAGCCCGCAGCTGCTCACCTTCAACTTGTAGGTCCTCAGCTCGTAGATGTTGGGTCCCTGGCGGGGTAGGGGCTCATTCCAGAAGCTGAACTCCAGGAGCAGCTGGTTCCTGCGGGACAGCAGCATCCGACTCCTCTCCTTGCGGAATTCGAGGTACTCCTGGGGAACAGCCACAGCTGGTGAttttggggtgcagggaggCAAAACCCAGGCTGGGGTAGGCTGGGGCAAGGGGCAGAGGTCAGGGGGCTCCCCTCAAATCCTGGGGGTACCTTGTTCTGCTTCAGCTTGTTCATGCATTCAGTGAGGGCTGGGTACCCGCCCAAGAAGCGCCAGAGGTGCACTGGAAGGAGAGCGTGGGGCTAAGGAGAGGGGAGGCAGCACCCCAAAAGCCCTCCCAGCAGCTTCTACCCTCACCTGCCTGGTCCTGCTCACCATACCACGTGTTCCAGTTGCCCACCAAGTCACAGGGGTAGTCGGCGTCTGAGTGGAGCTTGGGCAGCACCTCTTCCCTGTGGGGCAGTgcagggggtggctggggggcCAGGCAGACACCCCAAAACCCTTCTGAAACCCCCGTTTGCCCTCCCACCCCCTCACTCCAAAAGGGCATCCCAACATCCCACTGGCACACCAGGAagccacccccacacccccccaacACGCTGCAGGGCTCACGTCAGGCTGTTGTAGGCATCCAGGTACTCAGGCTTCACATTGTGAACTGCAGGGAGAGTAAAGGGCAGTGCTGCCAGGGTGGGGGCTGATGCCCTGGGAGGGGAGCAAGGCCCACAGGGGAGCAGCCAGGGGGTCCCC
The genomic region above belongs to Phalacrocorax aristotelis chromosome 15, bGulAri2.1, whole genome shotgun sequence and contains:
- the NIPSNAP1 gene encoding protein NipSnap homolog 1 — protein: MAAAARVGRSAALGLLRRCGGSWGTGPARGYSGEAERSWFRSLFVHKVDPRKDAHSNLLSKKETSSLYKIQFHNVKPEYLDAYNSLTEEVLPKLHSDADYPCDLVGNWNTWYGEQDQAVHLWRFLGGYPALTECMNKLKQNKEYLEFRKERSRMLLSRRNQLLLEFSFWNEPLPRQGPNIYELRTYKLKPGTMIEWGNNWARAIKYRQENQEAVGGFFSQIGELYVVHHLWAYKDLQSREETRNAAWRKRGWDENVYYTVPLIRNMESRIMIPLKISPLQ